A genomic window from Cricetulus griseus strain 17A/GY chromosome 4, alternate assembly CriGri-PICRH-1.0, whole genome shotgun sequence includes:
- the LOC100768835 gene encoding zinc finger protein 39 isoform X2 — translation MPWKPEMGLVSFEDIAVEFTWQEWQDLNEGQRTLYRDVMLENYSNLLFLGHCKTKPELIFNLEQRLGSWIVGEASDQSIPEFQGMNTLSKICPETKARHVWQVALDSDTSKKLTGVGKAFNVSANHVSNQNIKNENPLGICPRKLFLWKNVCFHSDADELEVEPDDLNETIKSIRHPEHVSLYKSQSSQSYFQSLIPGSTFNTKEVLLTHKFSEYAKSLGDTAFIGKEMAQIRGKSFECNISQIKCNKSDLDENEQIHSRQKHYKCNDFENPFITESYLPKHKGQHAEEKLFAQEEYEFSQQSEVSLHQKIHRGKKSYQCKICGKCFHWKTSFNRHHSTHTGEKPYECTECRKAFCQKSHLTQHQRVHTGERPYICLECRKAFYRKSELTDHQRIHTGEKPYECKECGKAFCQKPQLTLHQRIHTGEKPYECTECGKAFSTKSYLTVHQRTHTGEKPYECTVCRKSFICKSSFSHHWRTHTGEKPYECKQCMKTFYRKSGLTRHQRTHTGDKPYECQLCEKAFYCTSHLTVHQRTHTGEKPYECKECRKSFYDKSNLRRHQKIHTMEKACECKQCNKSLLSNTSQHQTMYSEYEECKKALHHKTNFT, via the exons GGGTTGGTGTCATTTGAGGATATAGCTGTGGAATTCACCTGGCAGGAATGGCAGGACCtgaatgaaggtcagagaacCCTCTACAgggatgtgatgctggagaactACAGCAACTTGTTGTTCTTGG GGCACTGCAAGACCAAACCTGAGTTGATCTTTAATTTGGAGCAAAGACTTGGGTCATGGATTGTAGGAGAAGCCTCAGACCAGAGCATCCCAG aATTCCAGGGAATGAATACCCTGAGCAAGATCTGTCCAGAAACCAAAGCAAGACATGTGTGGCAAGTTGCACTTGACAGTGATACATCAAAGAAGTTGACTGGAGTAGGGAAGGCATTCAATGTGAGTGCAAACCATGTTTCAAATCAGAATATAAAGAATGAGAACCCACTAGGAATATGTCCTAGAAAGCTTTTTCTGTGGAAGAATGTGTGTTTCCACAGTGATGCTGATGAGCTAGAAGTTGAACCTGATGATCTTAATGAAACTATAAAATCCATCAGACATCCAGAGCATGTTAGTTTGTACAAGTCTCAAAGTTCACAAAGTTACTTTCAAAGTCTTATACCAGGGAGTACCTTCAATACAAAAGAAGTATTACTGACTCATAAATTCAGTGAATATGCAAAATCTTTAGGTGATACAGCATTTATTggcaaggagatggctcagataaGGGGGAAATCTTTTGAATGTAATATATCACAGATAAAGTGTAACAAGTCTGACCTTGATGAAAATGAGCAAATACACTCTAGACAGAAACATTACAAATGTAATGACTTTGAGAATCCTTTCATTACTGAATCATACCTTCCAAAACATAAGGGACAGCATGCAGAAGAAAAGCTCTTTGCCCAGGAGGAATATGAGTTTTCTCAGCAGTCAGAAGTGAGTCTCCATCAGAAAATCCACAGAGGGAAAAAGTCctatcaatgtaaaatatgtgGAAAATGCTTTCACTGGAAAACGAGCTTCAACAGACATCATAGTACTCACACTGGtgagaagccctatgaatgtacAGAATGTAGGAAAGCTTTTTGCCAAAAGTCACACCTCACTCAGCATCAGAGAGTTCATACAGGTGAGAGACCATATATATGTTTAGAATGCAGGAAAGCTTTCTATCGTAAGTCAGAGCTCACTGAccatcagagaattcatacaggTGAGAAGCCATATGAATGTAAGGAATGTGGGAAAGCTTTTTGCCAAAAGCCCCAACTCACTCtacatcagagaattcatacaggTGAGAAGCCCTATGAGTGTAcagaatgtgggaaagccttttctaCCAAGTCCTATTTAACTGTACATCAGAGAACTCACACAGgtgagaaaccttatgaatgtacaGTATGCAGGAAGTCATTTATCTGTAAGTCGAGTTTCAGTCATCATTGGAGAACTCATACTGGTgaaaaaccctatgaatgcaaGCAATGTATGAAGACATTCTACCGCAAGTCAGGCCTGACTCGACACCAGAGAACTCACACAGGTGACAAACCCTATGAATGTCAATTATGTGAGAAAGCTTTTTACTGCACTTCACACCTCACTGTACATCAGAGAACTCATACAggtgagaaaccctatgaatgtaaggAATGTAGGAAATCTTTCTATGACAAGTCAAACCTTAGAAGGCATCAGAAGATTCATACTATGGAAAAAGCCTGTGAATGCAAACAATGCAACAAATCTTTGCTGAGTAACACTTCTCAACATCAGACAATGTACAGTGAATATGAAGAATGCAAGAAAGCTTTGCATCATAAAACAAACTTTACTTAA
- the LOC100768835 gene encoding zinc finger protein 39 isoform X1: MVGGRRRPREAGLGLVSFEDIAVEFTWQEWQDLNEGQRTLYRDVMLENYSNLLFLGHCKTKPELIFNLEQRLGSWIVGEASDQSIPEFQGMNTLSKICPETKARHVWQVALDSDTSKKLTGVGKAFNVSANHVSNQNIKNENPLGICPRKLFLWKNVCFHSDADELEVEPDDLNETIKSIRHPEHVSLYKSQSSQSYFQSLIPGSTFNTKEVLLTHKFSEYAKSLGDTAFIGKEMAQIRGKSFECNISQIKCNKSDLDENEQIHSRQKHYKCNDFENPFITESYLPKHKGQHAEEKLFAQEEYEFSQQSEVSLHQKIHRGKKSYQCKICGKCFHWKTSFNRHHSTHTGEKPYECTECRKAFCQKSHLTQHQRVHTGERPYICLECRKAFYRKSELTDHQRIHTGEKPYECKECGKAFCQKPQLTLHQRIHTGEKPYECTECGKAFSTKSYLTVHQRTHTGEKPYECTVCRKSFICKSSFSHHWRTHTGEKPYECKQCMKTFYRKSGLTRHQRTHTGDKPYECQLCEKAFYCTSHLTVHQRTHTGEKPYECKECRKSFYDKSNLRRHQKIHTMEKACECKQCNKSLLSNTSQHQTMYSEYEECKKALHHKTNFT; this comes from the exons GGGTTGGTGTCATTTGAGGATATAGCTGTGGAATTCACCTGGCAGGAATGGCAGGACCtgaatgaaggtcagagaacCCTCTACAgggatgtgatgctggagaactACAGCAACTTGTTGTTCTTGG GGCACTGCAAGACCAAACCTGAGTTGATCTTTAATTTGGAGCAAAGACTTGGGTCATGGATTGTAGGAGAAGCCTCAGACCAGAGCATCCCAG aATTCCAGGGAATGAATACCCTGAGCAAGATCTGTCCAGAAACCAAAGCAAGACATGTGTGGCAAGTTGCACTTGACAGTGATACATCAAAGAAGTTGACTGGAGTAGGGAAGGCATTCAATGTGAGTGCAAACCATGTTTCAAATCAGAATATAAAGAATGAGAACCCACTAGGAATATGTCCTAGAAAGCTTTTTCTGTGGAAGAATGTGTGTTTCCACAGTGATGCTGATGAGCTAGAAGTTGAACCTGATGATCTTAATGAAACTATAAAATCCATCAGACATCCAGAGCATGTTAGTTTGTACAAGTCTCAAAGTTCACAAAGTTACTTTCAAAGTCTTATACCAGGGAGTACCTTCAATACAAAAGAAGTATTACTGACTCATAAATTCAGTGAATATGCAAAATCTTTAGGTGATACAGCATTTATTggcaaggagatggctcagataaGGGGGAAATCTTTTGAATGTAATATATCACAGATAAAGTGTAACAAGTCTGACCTTGATGAAAATGAGCAAATACACTCTAGACAGAAACATTACAAATGTAATGACTTTGAGAATCCTTTCATTACTGAATCATACCTTCCAAAACATAAGGGACAGCATGCAGAAGAAAAGCTCTTTGCCCAGGAGGAATATGAGTTTTCTCAGCAGTCAGAAGTGAGTCTCCATCAGAAAATCCACAGAGGGAAAAAGTCctatcaatgtaaaatatgtgGAAAATGCTTTCACTGGAAAACGAGCTTCAACAGACATCATAGTACTCACACTGGtgagaagccctatgaatgtacAGAATGTAGGAAAGCTTTTTGCCAAAAGTCACACCTCACTCAGCATCAGAGAGTTCATACAGGTGAGAGACCATATATATGTTTAGAATGCAGGAAAGCTTTCTATCGTAAGTCAGAGCTCACTGAccatcagagaattcatacaggTGAGAAGCCATATGAATGTAAGGAATGTGGGAAAGCTTTTTGCCAAAAGCCCCAACTCACTCtacatcagagaattcatacaggTGAGAAGCCCTATGAGTGTAcagaatgtgggaaagccttttctaCCAAGTCCTATTTAACTGTACATCAGAGAACTCACACAGgtgagaaaccttatgaatgtacaGTATGCAGGAAGTCATTTATCTGTAAGTCGAGTTTCAGTCATCATTGGAGAACTCATACTGGTgaaaaaccctatgaatgcaaGCAATGTATGAAGACATTCTACCGCAAGTCAGGCCTGACTCGACACCAGAGAACTCACACAGGTGACAAACCCTATGAATGTCAATTATGTGAGAAAGCTTTTTACTGCACTTCACACCTCACTGTACATCAGAGAACTCATACAggtgagaaaccctatgaatgtaaggAATGTAGGAAATCTTTCTATGACAAGTCAAACCTTAGAAGGCATCAGAAGATTCATACTATGGAAAAAGCCTGTGAATGCAAACAATGCAACAAATCTTTGCTGAGTAACACTTCTCAACATCAGACAATGTACAGTGAATATGAAGAATGCAAGAAAGCTTTGCATCATAAAACAAACTTTACTTAA
- the LOC100768835 gene encoding zinc finger protein 39 isoform X3, with translation MLENYSNLLFLGHCKTKPELIFNLEQRLGSWIVGEASDQSIPEFQGMNTLSKICPETKARHVWQVALDSDTSKKLTGVGKAFNVSANHVSNQNIKNENPLGICPRKLFLWKNVCFHSDADELEVEPDDLNETIKSIRHPEHVSLYKSQSSQSYFQSLIPGSTFNTKEVLLTHKFSEYAKSLGDTAFIGKEMAQIRGKSFECNISQIKCNKSDLDENEQIHSRQKHYKCNDFENPFITESYLPKHKGQHAEEKLFAQEEYEFSQQSEVSLHQKIHRGKKSYQCKICGKCFHWKTSFNRHHSTHTGEKPYECTECRKAFCQKSHLTQHQRVHTGERPYICLECRKAFYRKSELTDHQRIHTGEKPYECKECGKAFCQKPQLTLHQRIHTGEKPYECTECGKAFSTKSYLTVHQRTHTGEKPYECTVCRKSFICKSSFSHHWRTHTGEKPYECKQCMKTFYRKSGLTRHQRTHTGDKPYECQLCEKAFYCTSHLTVHQRTHTGEKPYECKECRKSFYDKSNLRRHQKIHTMEKACECKQCNKSLLSNTSQHQTMYSEYEECKKALHHKTNFT, from the exons atgctggagaactACAGCAACTTGTTGTTCTTGG GGCACTGCAAGACCAAACCTGAGTTGATCTTTAATTTGGAGCAAAGACTTGGGTCATGGATTGTAGGAGAAGCCTCAGACCAGAGCATCCCAG aATTCCAGGGAATGAATACCCTGAGCAAGATCTGTCCAGAAACCAAAGCAAGACATGTGTGGCAAGTTGCACTTGACAGTGATACATCAAAGAAGTTGACTGGAGTAGGGAAGGCATTCAATGTGAGTGCAAACCATGTTTCAAATCAGAATATAAAGAATGAGAACCCACTAGGAATATGTCCTAGAAAGCTTTTTCTGTGGAAGAATGTGTGTTTCCACAGTGATGCTGATGAGCTAGAAGTTGAACCTGATGATCTTAATGAAACTATAAAATCCATCAGACATCCAGAGCATGTTAGTTTGTACAAGTCTCAAAGTTCACAAAGTTACTTTCAAAGTCTTATACCAGGGAGTACCTTCAATACAAAAGAAGTATTACTGACTCATAAATTCAGTGAATATGCAAAATCTTTAGGTGATACAGCATTTATTggcaaggagatggctcagataaGGGGGAAATCTTTTGAATGTAATATATCACAGATAAAGTGTAACAAGTCTGACCTTGATGAAAATGAGCAAATACACTCTAGACAGAAACATTACAAATGTAATGACTTTGAGAATCCTTTCATTACTGAATCATACCTTCCAAAACATAAGGGACAGCATGCAGAAGAAAAGCTCTTTGCCCAGGAGGAATATGAGTTTTCTCAGCAGTCAGAAGTGAGTCTCCATCAGAAAATCCACAGAGGGAAAAAGTCctatcaatgtaaaatatgtgGAAAATGCTTTCACTGGAAAACGAGCTTCAACAGACATCATAGTACTCACACTGGtgagaagccctatgaatgtacAGAATGTAGGAAAGCTTTTTGCCAAAAGTCACACCTCACTCAGCATCAGAGAGTTCATACAGGTGAGAGACCATATATATGTTTAGAATGCAGGAAAGCTTTCTATCGTAAGTCAGAGCTCACTGAccatcagagaattcatacaggTGAGAAGCCATATGAATGTAAGGAATGTGGGAAAGCTTTTTGCCAAAAGCCCCAACTCACTCtacatcagagaattcatacaggTGAGAAGCCCTATGAGTGTAcagaatgtgggaaagccttttctaCCAAGTCCTATTTAACTGTACATCAGAGAACTCACACAGgtgagaaaccttatgaatgtacaGTATGCAGGAAGTCATTTATCTGTAAGTCGAGTTTCAGTCATCATTGGAGAACTCATACTGGTgaaaaaccctatgaatgcaaGCAATGTATGAAGACATTCTACCGCAAGTCAGGCCTGACTCGACACCAGAGAACTCACACAGGTGACAAACCCTATGAATGTCAATTATGTGAGAAAGCTTTTTACTGCACTTCACACCTCACTGTACATCAGAGAACTCATACAggtgagaaaccctatgaatgtaaggAATGTAGGAAATCTTTCTATGACAAGTCAAACCTTAGAAGGCATCAGAAGATTCATACTATGGAAAAAGCCTGTGAATGCAAACAATGCAACAAATCTTTGCTGAGTAACACTTCTCAACATCAGACAATGTACAGTGAATATGAAGAATGCAAGAAAGCTTTGCATCATAAAACAAACTTTACTTAA